A region of Reichenbachiella carrageenanivorans DNA encodes the following proteins:
- a CDS encoding histone H1, with the protein MKRFNEVRDLIASLEGDFEKFYDKKNQAAGTRVRKGMQDLKNLAQEIRIEVQDIKNEG; encoded by the coding sequence ATGAAAAGATTTAATGAAGTAAGAGACCTTATCGCTTCTTTAGAAGGGGATTTCGAGAAATTCTACGACAAAAAGAACCAGGCTGCTGGTACTCGTGTAAGAAAAGGGATGCAGGATCTTAAGAACCTTGCTCAGGAAATCAGAATCGAAGTTCAAGATATCAAGAACGAAGGTTAA
- the dapA gene encoding 4-hydroxy-tetrahydrodipicolinate synthase encodes MDKFKGTGVALVTPFKEDLSVDYTALEQLVNHVSGGGVDYLVVMGTTAESPTLTGAEKLEVLRFVKSKNHKNLPVVYGLGGNDTMALVSKFKKFQEDVDAFLVVCPFYNKPSQRGLQLHFEAIAAAAKKPVILYNVPKRTSVNMTAKTVVALAQHPNIIGIKEASGDTVVQAEEIARKMPDDFLLISGDDDLITPFIKCGGHGVISVIANALPGHTSDLVNAALAADYSKAKVMANDMEEILGLLFSEGNPTGVKELLRQMGIGNGGLRLPLVEASEGLKEKIANEYKVLDTKKGMI; translated from the coding sequence ATGGATAAATTTAAAGGGACAGGAGTGGCGTTAGTGACGCCATTTAAGGAGGATCTGAGTGTGGATTATACCGCATTAGAACAGTTGGTCAATCATGTGAGTGGAGGAGGGGTAGATTACCTTGTAGTCATGGGTACTACGGCCGAATCGCCTACATTGACAGGCGCAGAGAAGTTGGAGGTTTTGCGATTTGTAAAATCGAAGAATCACAAAAATCTTCCTGTTGTCTATGGGTTAGGTGGCAACGATACGATGGCTTTGGTTTCTAAATTCAAGAAATTCCAAGAAGATGTGGATGCTTTCTTGGTAGTATGTCCATTTTATAACAAGCCTTCTCAGCGTGGTTTGCAGTTGCACTTTGAAGCCATCGCTGCTGCTGCAAAGAAGCCTGTTATTCTTTACAATGTACCGAAACGCACGTCCGTAAACATGACAGCAAAGACGGTAGTGGCACTGGCTCAGCATCCCAACATCATAGGTATCAAAGAAGCCTCAGGAGATACAGTGGTGCAAGCTGAAGAGATCGCACGTAAAATGCCAGATGACTTTTTGCTGATTTCTGGAGACGATGATTTGATTACTCCGTTTATCAAATGTGGGGGGCATGGTGTGATCTCCGTGATAGCCAATGCATTGCCTGGTCATACTTCAGATTTGGTCAATGCGGCATTAGCAGCAGATTATTCTAAGGCCAAAGTCATGGCCAATGATATGGAAGAGATTCTTGGGTTGCTCTTTTCAGAAGGCAATCCCACAGGAGTAAAAGAATTGTTAAGGCAGATGGGGATCGGAAATGGAGGACTCAGGTTGCCGTTGGTAGAGGCCAGTGAGGGGCTCAAGGAAAAAATTGCCAATGAATACAAAGTATTGGACACAAAAAAAGGGATGATTTAA
- a CDS encoding asparagine synthetase B, with amino-acid sequence MRKSLVLFLLLISFGLKGSHLLLPMDNTQSNHLKAYGIAYWVLQKEIEVDWLLNYKGGAFMFKYFQDFENELIIRGVSYQVISDAQANGILSEIASPASNMDAMKLEKYPKIAVYSPKSKQPWDDAVTLVLTYAEIPYDVVFDDELMYDELPKYDWLHLHHEDFTGQYGRFFRVYQHYPWYQQQQREYEESARKHGFSKVSHLKLAIVKKIQSYVASGGFLFAMCSATDTYDISLAAEGIDICESMFDGDPADPQAQNKLDFSKTFAFENFTIERNPYIYEFSNIDNQPNQRGLTEDNDYFSLFQFSAKWDPIPTMLTQNHEHIIKGFMGQTTAFKDRLVKSDVVLLGETKSIEEAKYIHGIFGKGFWTFYGGHDPEDYQHLVNEEPTDLNLHPNSPGYRLILNNILFPAAKKKKQKT; translated from the coding sequence ATGCGCAAAAGCTTAGTTCTATTTCTCTTATTAATTTCATTTGGACTCAAAGGGTCTCACCTTCTACTTCCGATGGACAATACCCAATCTAATCATTTGAAGGCTTATGGCATCGCCTATTGGGTCTTACAAAAAGAGATAGAAGTAGATTGGCTACTCAACTATAAAGGAGGAGCCTTTATGTTTAAATATTTCCAAGACTTTGAAAATGAACTAATCATTCGTGGCGTGAGCTACCAGGTAATCTCTGATGCTCAGGCCAATGGCATACTCAGTGAGATCGCAAGTCCAGCGTCCAATATGGACGCTATGAAATTGGAGAAGTACCCCAAGATTGCTGTGTATTCGCCTAAAAGCAAACAACCTTGGGATGACGCTGTTACCCTGGTATTGACCTATGCAGAAATCCCCTATGATGTGGTGTTCGACGATGAACTGATGTACGATGAGCTACCCAAATACGATTGGCTACATTTGCATCACGAGGACTTCACAGGACAATACGGTCGTTTTTTTCGAGTGTATCAGCACTACCCATGGTACCAGCAGCAACAGCGTGAGTATGAAGAGTCTGCCCGCAAACATGGCTTCTCTAAAGTCTCTCATCTCAAATTAGCCATCGTCAAAAAAATACAGTCTTATGTAGCTAGTGGTGGTTTTCTATTCGCCATGTGCTCTGCTACAGACACCTACGACATTTCGTTGGCAGCCGAAGGCATAGACATTTGCGAAAGCATGTTCGACGGAGACCCTGCCGACCCACAGGCACAAAACAAATTAGATTTTAGCAAAACCTTTGCTTTCGAAAACTTCACCATCGAACGAAACCCCTACATCTACGAGTTTTCTAACATAGACAATCAACCCAATCAACGAGGTCTTACAGAAGATAATGACTACTTCTCTCTCTTCCAGTTTTCTGCCAAATGGGATCCCATTCCTACCATGCTCACACAAAACCACGAACACATCATCAAAGGCTTTATGGGACAGACTACAGCGTTCAAAGACCGTTTGGTTAAATCAGATGTAGTACTACTCGGAGAAACCAAATCGATCGAAGAAGCCAAATACATTCATGGTATTTTTGGCAAGGGATTTTGGACTTTTTATGGCGGACACGACCCTGAAGACTACCAGCATTTAGTCAATGAAGAACCTACAGATCTGAACCTACACCCCAACTCACCTGGATATCGGTTAATACTGAACAACATCCTCTTTCCAGCCGCCAAAAAGAAAAAGCAGAAGACTTGA
- a CDS encoding acetyl-CoA carboxylase biotin carboxylase subunit, which produces MKNIKKVLIANRGEIAIRVIRSAREMGITTVAVFSEADRLAPHVKLADEAICIGPAASAESYLVIDNIIKVCTALHVDAVHPGYGFLSENAEFARRLKKAGVILIGPSAKSMEVMGDKLAAKKAVATYDIPMVPGINEAIEDLALAKKVADEIGYPVLIKASAGGGGKGMRVVEDADGLEEGMTRAISEAKSAFGDGSVFIEKYIASPRHIEVQVLGDEHGNILHLFERECSIQRRHQKVIEEAPSSIFSEAKRKAIGETAIKVAKACDYVGAGTVEFIVDENHDFFFLEMNTRLQVEHCVTEEITGIDLVKEQIKIAQGEKISFSQDDLKINGHALEVRIYAENPKTNFLPDIGKLLTYKRPHGPGVRVDDGYEEGMDIPIYYDPMIGKLITKGATRKEAIDRMTRAIDEFQINGIETTLSFCRFAINHEAFVSGHFDTKFVDTHFKPEFLDAGTVEEEQVAAIMAVMALGENRGRVMKSNEPSKVWKSRSSYR; this is translated from the coding sequence ATGAAGAATATTAAGAAGGTGTTAATCGCTAACCGAGGTGAGATTGCTATCCGCGTCATTCGTTCGGCGAGAGAAATGGGTATAACTACAGTGGCTGTTTTTAGTGAGGCAGATCGACTGGCACCACATGTCAAGTTAGCAGATGAGGCCATTTGTATTGGTCCTGCGGCTTCTGCTGAATCCTATCTCGTGATAGACAATATCATCAAAGTATGTACGGCACTCCACGTAGATGCTGTGCATCCAGGCTATGGTTTTCTTTCCGAAAACGCAGAGTTTGCAAGACGCTTGAAAAAAGCAGGAGTCATTCTTATTGGCCCATCTGCTAAATCTATGGAAGTAATGGGAGATAAGCTTGCCGCTAAAAAAGCCGTTGCGACCTACGACATTCCTATGGTACCAGGGATCAATGAGGCTATAGAGGATTTGGCTTTAGCCAAAAAAGTAGCAGATGAAATAGGCTACCCAGTATTGATCAAGGCCAGTGCTGGTGGTGGTGGCAAAGGGATGCGAGTAGTAGAAGACGCCGATGGATTGGAAGAGGGTATGACTCGTGCCATTAGCGAAGCTAAGTCTGCTTTTGGTGATGGGTCAGTTTTTATAGAAAAATACATAGCCTCTCCCAGACATATAGAGGTACAAGTGCTTGGTGATGAGCATGGCAACATACTACACCTATTCGAAAGAGAGTGTAGTATACAGCGTCGCCACCAGAAGGTAATAGAAGAAGCTCCGTCGTCTATTTTTAGCGAAGCCAAGCGAAAGGCTATAGGAGAGACTGCGATCAAGGTAGCCAAAGCGTGTGATTATGTAGGAGCGGGTACCGTCGAGTTTATTGTAGACGAAAATCATGATTTCTTCTTTTTAGAAATGAATACACGTCTCCAAGTAGAACATTGTGTGACAGAAGAAATCACAGGTATAGATTTAGTCAAAGAGCAAATCAAAATAGCTCAAGGGGAAAAGATTAGTTTTTCTCAAGATGATTTGAAAATCAATGGGCATGCCCTTGAGGTTCGGATCTATGCGGAGAATCCTAAAACTAATTTTCTTCCAGATATTGGGAAACTATTGACCTACAAACGCCCGCATGGACCAGGCGTAAGGGTAGACGATGGCTATGAAGAAGGTATGGATATTCCTATTTATTATGACCCGATGATTGGCAAGTTGATCACTAAAGGAGCCACTAGAAAAGAAGCTATCGACCGTATGACTAGGGCTATTGACGAATTTCAAATCAATGGGATAGAAACTACTCTGTCTTTTTGTCGATTTGCCATCAATCATGAGGCGTTTGTGAGTGGCCACTTCGACACCAAATTCGTGGATACTCATTTTAAACCAGAATTTCTTGATGCTGGTACAGTGGAGGAAGAGCAGGTTGCTGCGATCATGGCAGTGATGGCTTTGGGAGAAAATAGGGGCAGAGTAATGAAGTCAAACGAGCCTTCTAAGGTGTGGAAATCTCGTAGTAGCTATCGTTGA
- a CDS encoding DUF1015 domain-containing protein — MAEIKPFRAFRYNQALGENIDKLTSPLFDVVSEKYREKLYQSEYNSIHISVPLEGPDGALLEHRIEEWKAKGVIVQDQTPAIYVYYQHFKLPGHTRSFCRKGIVCNIRLYDWEEQIILRHEDTMPHSVNDRKKLLEHTHMHVSPTHGLYTDVDKSIEQYMEDAMQSPLYDSEDYQGVRDVLGVIQDYEVIQKIRSLLKDKQVILADGHHRYQGALAYLKEQKAKDKLHTGNEPYNFHTMYLTNTESDDLRIFPTHRLIQGINEFSAEQFLDDLSEYFHIRSMDNDEDIMAVIAGKKWAFGLMIGDDVYKIRLRQEKYYEIAWAIPDILKQLDITILHYFIMEKVLEIKKEKQPISKKIRFERNLSACVKEVISGKAQAAILTQEIPMQTVKDVCFSGYTLPQKSTYFYPKVICGYLFGSIKPEDNHAKIDRSF, encoded by the coding sequence ATGGCAGAAATTAAACCCTTTCGCGCCTTTAGGTATAATCAGGCCTTAGGCGAAAATATTGATAAACTTACGTCTCCGCTTTTCGATGTGGTTTCGGAAAAGTATCGAGAGAAACTATATCAAAGCGAATACAATAGTATTCATATATCCGTGCCTTTAGAAGGGCCTGATGGAGCTCTGCTAGAGCACCGAATCGAAGAGTGGAAAGCAAAGGGAGTGATTGTACAAGATCAGACCCCTGCGATCTATGTGTACTATCAGCATTTCAAACTACCAGGCCATACACGGTCTTTTTGTAGGAAAGGGATTGTGTGTAATATTCGCTTGTATGATTGGGAAGAGCAGATAATACTTCGCCACGAGGACACCATGCCACATTCAGTGAATGATCGAAAAAAATTGCTAGAGCATACTCATATGCATGTGAGCCCTACGCATGGACTGTATACGGATGTAGACAAATCCATCGAACAATATATGGAAGATGCGATGCAATCACCTTTGTATGACAGTGAGGACTATCAAGGCGTACGTGATGTGTTGGGTGTCATTCAGGATTATGAGGTAATTCAAAAGATTCGGTCTTTGCTCAAAGACAAACAGGTGATATTAGCCGATGGGCATCACCGGTACCAAGGGGCATTGGCTTACCTGAAGGAGCAAAAAGCAAAAGATAAGCTGCATACGGGCAACGAACCGTATAATTTTCACACCATGTACTTGACCAATACCGAGTCGGACGATCTACGCATATTTCCTACACATAGGTTGATTCAAGGGATTAATGAATTTTCGGCAGAACAGTTTTTGGATGATTTGTCTGAATATTTTCATATCCGATCGATGGACAATGATGAGGATATCATGGCTGTAATAGCAGGAAAAAAGTGGGCTTTTGGGCTAATGATCGGAGATGATGTTTATAAAATTAGACTGAGACAGGAAAAATACTATGAGATTGCTTGGGCAATCCCTGATATACTCAAGCAATTGGACATTACCATTTTGCATTATTTTATCATGGAAAAAGTACTGGAGATCAAGAAGGAAAAACAGCCCATCTCCAAGAAGATCAGGTTTGAGCGAAATCTGTCCGCTTGTGTGAAGGAGGTAATCTCTGGAAAAGCACAGGCAGCCATACTTACCCAAGAAATCCCCATGCAGACGGTGAAAGACGTTTGCTTTTCAGGCTATACACTGCCTCAGAAATCAACTTATTTTTACCCTAAAGTAATCTGTGGATACTTGTTTGGGTCTATTAAACCAGAAGATAACCATGCAAAAATTGATCGTAGCTTCTAA
- a CDS encoding DUF6913 domain-containing protein, protein MIGKFLVKLKTALALKKNDAFRMSDAYKEAKSIGLIYSLDDNRSKAMLSSLIAKFESDQKDVSTMTFVPVAAKITDPGYAYFDEKDLNTRGNWTKETVTQFRNTPFDFLVSLDWSQNKYTQNILAGSKAKCRVGRYEEGKSQYFEMMINPSDDKYESYMDEVYHYLTNVRNG, encoded by the coding sequence ATGATAGGTAAATTTTTAGTAAAACTTAAAACCGCTCTTGCGCTCAAAAAAAATGATGCGTTTCGGATGTCTGATGCCTATAAAGAGGCGAAGTCGATTGGCCTGATTTATAGTTTGGATGACAACAGGTCTAAGGCGATGCTAAGTAGTTTGATTGCCAAATTTGAATCTGACCAAAAGGATGTGTCTACGATGACTTTTGTGCCCGTAGCAGCCAAAATAACAGATCCTGGTTATGCTTATTTTGATGAAAAGGATTTGAATACCAGAGGCAATTGGACAAAAGAGACCGTTACGCAGTTTCGTAACACGCCTTTTGATTTTTTAGTCAGTTTAGACTGGAGTCAAAATAAGTATACACAAAATATACTGGCTGGGTCAAAAGCCAAATGTAGAGTTGGGAGGTACGAAGAAGGCAAGAGCCAGTATTTTGAAATGATGATAAATCCTAGTGATGACAAGTATGAGTCGTATATGGATGAGGTCTATCACTATTTAACAAACGTAAGAAATGGATAA
- a CDS encoding prohibitin family protein, with protein sequence MDNRKFLPFLVIAAVGLFVIVGLSSSLFYTLGPAERAVVFYKFGNGLDKENVIGPGFHVKAPWNNVYVFDVSENKVEEGMDVLDKSGLSVSVDVSVRFTPMPSKIGYIQETFQQDYINRLVIPEVRSSVRQVMGRYTAEEIYSTKRSEVEGAIKNETAAILSADGNNVIMKAFLIRAINLPAQIKQAIENKLQQEQEALAYQFRLDKELSEAERKRIAAEGEAAANKIVNSSLTPELLKMRGIEATIELSKSPNSKVVVIGGGKEGLPLILNNN encoded by the coding sequence ATGGATAACAGAAAATTTTTACCCTTTTTAGTCATTGCAGCCGTTGGTCTTTTTGTAATCGTCGGTCTGTCCTCTAGTTTGTTTTACACACTCGGACCAGCAGAAAGAGCGGTGGTGTTCTACAAATTTGGCAATGGCCTAGATAAGGAAAATGTAATCGGGCCTGGGTTCCATGTGAAGGCGCCTTGGAATAATGTCTATGTATTTGACGTATCAGAAAACAAAGTAGAAGAAGGCATGGATGTGCTCGATAAAAGCGGCTTATCTGTAAGTGTAGACGTATCTGTAAGATTCACCCCTATGCCTTCTAAAATCGGATACATCCAAGAAACCTTCCAACAAGACTATATAAACAGATTAGTCATTCCAGAAGTACGCTCTTCGGTTCGACAGGTCATGGGTAGATATACTGCAGAAGAAATCTACTCTACTAAGAGAAGTGAAGTAGAAGGTGCTATCAAAAATGAGACAGCAGCTATACTAAGCGCAGATGGCAACAATGTAATTATGAAAGCATTCTTGATACGTGCCATTAATCTACCTGCTCAGATCAAGCAAGCTATTGAAAACAAACTACAACAAGAACAAGAGGCTTTGGCTTATCAGTTTAGACTAGACAAAGAACTAAGTGAAGCAGAGAGAAAAAGAATTGCAGCAGAAGGAGAAGCTGCTGCCAACAAAATTGTTAACTCAAGCTTAACACCTGAATTACTGAAAATGAGAGGAATTGAAGCTACCATTGAGCTTTCAAAATCACCTAATTCGAAAGTTGTAGTGATCGGGGGCGGCAAAGAAGGCCTTCCATTAATATTAAACAATAATTAG
- a CDS encoding aminotransferase class I/II-fold pyridoxal phosphate-dependent enzyme produces the protein MDLFEKFNEDRGPLGQHSDMDHTNFYMFPKLEGPIAPRMQFRGKEVLTWSLNNYLGLGNMPEVREADTQATADWGLAYPMGARMMTGNTKYHEQLENELGDFVQKESCMLLNYGYQGIMSIIDAVVNRKDVVVYDAECHASIIDGLRLHVGKRFVYLHNDMESLEKQLVRAEKLAKENGGGVLVITEGVFGMSGSMGDLAGVVALKEKFEFRILVDDAHGFGTMGKTGAGTGEEQGVQDGIDLYFSTFAKSMASIGAFVAGDKNVIEYLKYNVRSQIFAKSLPMPLVIGALKRLELLKTRPEMKDKLWTIVNAIQQGLRDKGFNLGKTQSPVTPVLLNGGWKEAANMITDLRNNYNIFCSMIVYPVVPKGVIMLRIIPTAAHSLNDVKETIQVFEVIKGKLDAGVYRDAEITQLA, from the coding sequence ATGGATTTATTTGAAAAATTTAATGAGGATAGAGGCCCTCTAGGTCAGCATTCCGACATGGATCATACAAACTTTTACATGTTTCCAAAGTTGGAAGGACCCATCGCCCCTCGTATGCAATTTCGAGGCAAAGAGGTCTTGACTTGGAGCTTGAACAACTATCTTGGTTTAGGCAATATGCCTGAAGTAAGAGAAGCCGACACTCAAGCTACCGCTGATTGGGGCTTAGCCTATCCTATGGGTGCCAGAATGATGACTGGCAACACAAAATATCACGAACAACTAGAGAATGAGCTAGGAGACTTTGTACAAAAGGAGTCTTGTATGCTTTTGAACTATGGATACCAAGGCATCATGTCGATCATCGATGCGGTAGTGAACAGAAAAGATGTGGTAGTATATGACGCAGAGTGTCATGCTTCTATCATCGATGGTCTCCGACTACATGTAGGTAAGAGATTTGTATACTTGCACAACGACATGGAAAGTCTAGAAAAGCAACTCGTAAGAGCTGAAAAACTAGCCAAAGAAAATGGCGGAGGTGTATTAGTAATCACCGAAGGTGTATTTGGCATGTCTGGTAGCATGGGCGACCTAGCTGGAGTTGTGGCTTTGAAAGAGAAATTCGAATTTAGAATTTTGGTAGACGATGCACACGGGTTCGGCACTATGGGTAAAACAGGTGCTGGTACAGGAGAAGAACAAGGCGTTCAGGATGGTATAGATCTTTACTTCTCTACGTTTGCAAAATCAATGGCAAGCATTGGTGCTTTCGTAGCAGGAGATAAAAATGTGATCGAATACTTGAAATACAATGTAAGATCTCAAATCTTCGCTAAGTCGCTCCCTATGCCATTGGTTATCGGTGCATTGAAGAGACTTGAGCTGTTAAAAACTCGTCCCGAGATGAAAGACAAGCTATGGACCATCGTAAATGCTATCCAACAAGGCTTGAGAGATAAAGGGTTTAACCTAGGCAAAACACAATCGCCTGTAACTCCCGTATTGCTAAATGGTGGCTGGAAAGAAGCTGCTAATATGATTACCGACCTTAGAAACAACTACAACATTTTCTGCTCTATGATTGTGTATCCAGTTGTACCTAAGGGAGTTATTATGTTAAGAATTATACCAACTGCTGCGCATTCTTTGAATGATGTGAAAGAGACTATTCAAGTCTTTGAAGTGATCAAAGGAAAGCTTGACGCAGGTGTATATAGAGATGCAGAAATAACACAATTGGCATAA
- a CDS encoding Maf family protein — MQKLIVASNSARRQQLMKDAGFQFDVHVLDVDESLEEGVASLEVAEFLAEKKNKAYRALFKDEVVLTSDTVVISKGQILGKPKDEKEAFKMITSLVGYSHEVVSGVCISSPDHKVSFSEVTTVQMRGLSPEEIRYYIKNYQPYDKAGSYGIQEWIGMVGIDSIQGSFYNVMGLPIHRVYQMLKSDFGIYPV, encoded by the coding sequence ATGCAAAAATTGATCGTAGCTTCTAATTCTGCTCGTCGTCAACAACTGATGAAAGATGCTGGATTCCAATTCGATGTACATGTACTTGATGTAGACGAGTCGCTTGAAGAAGGAGTGGCTAGTTTGGAAGTAGCTGAGTTTTTGGCAGAAAAGAAAAACAAAGCTTATAGAGCTTTATTCAAAGACGAAGTTGTACTAACCTCGGATACAGTGGTGATTTCCAAGGGGCAGATTTTGGGTAAACCAAAGGATGAAAAAGAAGCTTTTAAAATGATCACTAGTCTAGTTGGGTATAGCCATGAGGTAGTATCGGGTGTTTGTATTTCTAGCCCAGATCATAAGGTGAGTTTTAGCGAGGTCACTACCGTGCAAATGAGGGGCTTGTCTCCAGAGGAGATTAGGTATTATATAAAAAACTACCAGCCCTATGACAAAGCTGGTAGTTATGGTATTCAAGAGTGGATTGGGATGGTTGGCATTGATTCTATCCAAGGCTCTTTTTATAATGTCATGGGGTTGCCCATCCATCGGGTATATCAAATGCTGAAATCAGATTTTGGTATCTATCCAGTTTAA
- a CDS encoding citrate synthase translates to MAEETAEIKVGDKSIELPLITGTENETAINIGALRAQSGLITLDPGYKNTGATKSAITFLDGEKGILRYRGYSIEELAEKSTFLEVAYLLIYGELPDTKTLEEFKSGITHHTLVHEDIKKILEGFPSNAHPMGVLSSLVTSLTAFYPESLDPNRSADAVDLSIIRILAKMPTFAAWAYKNEVGQPVVYPDNGLDYCSNFLKMMFALPTEEYKIDPVVAKALDTLLILHADHEQNCSTSTVRIVGSSQASLYASLSAGINALWGPLHGGANQAVIEMLENIKADGGDTEKWMNKAKDKNDPFRLMGFGHRVYKNFDPRARIIKKAADDVLTKLGVVDPVLDIAKGLEEVALKDPYFVERNLYPNVDFYSGIIYRALGIPTEMFTVMFALGRLPGWIAQWKEMRENNEPIGRPRQVYVGATERGYTDINKR, encoded by the coding sequence ATGGCAGAAGAAACCGCAGAAATTAAAGTAGGAGATAAGAGCATTGAACTTCCATTAATCACCGGCACCGAAAATGAGACCGCCATCAATATTGGGGCGTTACGGGCGCAAAGTGGACTAATCACACTTGACCCTGGGTATAAAAACACAGGAGCGACCAAAAGTGCTATTACGTTTTTGGATGGAGAAAAAGGCATCCTAAGGTATAGAGGTTATTCGATAGAAGAACTAGCAGAGAAATCTACATTTCTGGAGGTAGCTTATTTATTGATATATGGCGAATTGCCAGATACAAAAACGCTTGAGGAATTCAAATCAGGAATTACTCACCACACCTTAGTACATGAAGACATTAAGAAAATCTTGGAAGGCTTCCCTTCTAATGCACATCCAATGGGTGTACTTTCTTCTTTGGTGACTTCATTGACTGCTTTTTACCCTGAATCATTAGATCCAAATAGATCAGCAGATGCTGTGGACCTAAGCATCATTAGAATACTGGCTAAAATGCCAACATTCGCCGCATGGGCGTACAAAAATGAAGTAGGCCAACCAGTAGTATATCCAGACAATGGACTAGACTACTGTAGTAACTTCTTGAAAATGATGTTTGCTCTTCCTACAGAAGAATACAAAATTGACCCAGTAGTAGCGAAAGCACTTGATACACTACTTATTCTACATGCAGATCACGAACAGAACTGTTCTACTTCTACTGTAAGAATTGTAGGCTCTTCTCAAGCCAGCTTATACGCTTCACTATCAGCAGGTATCAATGCGCTATGGGGCCCACTACACGGTGGGGCCAATCAAGCAGTAATTGAAATGCTAGAAAACATCAAAGCTGACGGTGGAGACACTGAAAAGTGGATGAACAAAGCAAAAGACAAAAACGATCCTTTCCGTTTGATGGGCTTCGGACACAGAGTTTATAAGAACTTTGATCCAAGAGCTCGAATCATTAAGAAAGCTGCTGACGATGTATTGACTAAATTGGGTGTAGTAGATCCTGTATTGGATATTGCTAAGGGCCTCGAAGAAGTAGCATTGAAAGATCCTTATTTCGTAGAAAGAAACCTCTACCCTAACGTAGATTTCTACTCAGGCATCATCTACAGAGCACTCGGTATTCCTACCGAAATGTTTACCGTGATGTTTGCCCTAGGCAGACTACCAGGTTGGATCGCTCAGTGGAAAGAAATGAGAGAAAACAACGAACCAATCGGTCGTCCAAGACAAGTATATGTAGGCGCAACTGAAAGAGGTTACACCGATATTAACAAGAGATAA